The nucleotide sequence GGCCTTGTCCAGGGCATCGATGCGCATGGAGTGGGCTCCGTCTCGTGGTTTCTCGTATCCTGGCTCCCGGGAGGCGTGCCTGACGGCGGCGGCAATGCTGCCGTCAAGGCCTCTCCTGTGCAATCCGCCGACCTGGCAATGCGGTTCGTGGCGGGTATCGCAAGGAACCGAAACATATGCCGCTGTTCGAGGATATCCGCCCAAGCGGCATGCGACAAGGGCTTGGGACATGTTTCGACCGCGCGCTGACGTGAGCGGGCAGCTTCTCGCCGCTTTGCCAGAGCGTTTGACCGGTCTCGGCAGGCGGGTTAGGGAAAGCAATCGGACGAAAGGGAGGACTCATGCACGACGGAAAGAACGCCGCCCTGGATATTCTGGATGCGGGGGCGGCTTTCGGAGCCGAAAGGCCGGCCTATCTTTTCGGCGACGCATCGCTGTCCTACGGCGACCTGCGAAAGCGATCGCTGCAATTCGCTTCCTTCCTCGCCTCTCGTTCCATACGGCCGGGCGACCGCGTGCTGTTGGTTCTGCCGGATACACCCGCCTTCGCCATAGCCTTTCTCGGGAGCATGCTCGCGGGAGCCTGTCCCGTGGCGCTCAACACGAGCCTTGGCACGGAGGACTACGCCTTTCTGCGCTCCGACGCGGGGGCGGGGCTTGTCGTGACCGTCGCCGGCCACGCCGCGCTCGGCGCGGTCGCGGAAGGTGCCCAGGGCGTGTGCTGCGACGGCTGGGGACCGTCGGATACCGAGAGCTTCCCCGCCGACTTCGCCCCTCGTCCCGCCGAGGACGCGCTGCCGGGATTCATGCTCTACAGTTCGGGCTCGACCGGCCGCCCCAAGGGCGTGCCCCACCGCCAGCAGGATCTGCTGGTGCCGGCCGCCACCTGGGGAACGGTGCTCGGGCTCTCTTGCCAGGATGTCGTCTTTTCCTCCAGCAAGTGCTTTTTCGCCTACGGCTTGCTGGCCAGCCTGGCCTTGCCCCTGGCCGTTGGGGCCTCGGTCGTGCTTTTCCCGGGCAAGCCCGGCCCCGGCGACGTGTTCGACATCCTGGCCAGGTACGGCCCCACGGCCTTTTTCGGCGTGCCCACGCTGTACAACATGCTGATCCGGATTTTCGAACCCGACATGCGGCGGCACGTGCCGGAACTGTGTTTCAGCGCGGGCGAGGCCCTGCCCGCCGTCCTGCACAAGGCCTGGCTGGGGCTGACCGGCCGGGAGATCCTCGACGGCATCGGCTCGACCGAAGCCTTCAACGTCTTCATCGCCAACGGCAAGGGCGCGTCCCGGGCCGGCTTCGCCGGCCGGCCGGTCCCGGGGTTCGAGGCGCGGCTCGTGGACGACCACGGGGATGAGGTCCCGCCCGGGACCGAGGGCAACCTGCTCATCCGTGGCCAGGGCTTGTGCCGGGGCTACTGGAACCGCCCGGACAAGACCCGGGACACCATGCTGGAAGGCGGCTGGCTGCGCACGGGCGACGTGTGCGTCGCGCGGGACGGTTGGTTCGCCCACAGGGGCAGAAGCGACGACATGCTCAAATCCGGCGGGCAGTGGGTGTCGCCGGTGATGGTGGAGGAGGCGCTGCTGCGCCACCCGGCCGTGGCCGAATGCGCGGTGGCGACGCGGCGGGTCGGCGGCCTGGACGTCGTGTGCGCCTATGTCGTGCCAGCGCCGGGCGCGGGTTCGGAAGAGCCTCTTGCCCTCGTGTGGCGGAAGTTTCTGCGAGCCTGCTTGCCCGAGCATATGTGCCCGGCGCTGTTCGTGTGTGTATCGGAGTTGCCCAAGACCACCACGGGTAAGGTGCAGCGGTTCAAACTCCGCCAAGAATAAAGATCGTACTGGAGGGCGTCATGCCTATTTCTCTCAACGTCTTGCGCGAGTTGCTCGTGGAAGCAGGCGTGGCCCCTGACGTGGCCGAGGCCATCCGGCCGGACGTGCCGCTGCTGCGCCAGGGCGTCGATTCTCTGGAGTTCCCGGCGTTTTGCCTGGTCGTAGAGAATCGGTTCAGCCTGTCCATTGACGAGCGCGACTCCCTGTCCCTGCGCACGCTGGACGATTTCGCCGCATATCTTCACGCGGCCCAGGGCGAGGCGACGTCAACCGGCGCCCCCCCCGGCCGGATATCGCAAGACTGGCGGGAAGTGGAAGGCGGTCGCTCTTATGAGGTGGGGCCCCTGCGTCCCGGCGACGGGCAGGGCGTGGCCCAGTTGTTCTACATGATCTACGGGGACCGCTACCCGGTGGAGGACTACTACATCCCGGAGCGCATCGAGGCGCTCAACGCCCAGGGCCGGCTGCTGACCGTGGTGGCTCGGCTGGAAACGGGCACCGTGGCCGGCCAGGGAGCCTATTACCAGAGTTCCCCGCCCAACAAGGCCCTGTTCGAGTTTGGCCAGGTGATGGTGGACCCCGCCTACCGCCACACCGCCATGGCCGCCAGGATCCTCCGGGAAATGGACCGCCTCTCCCGGGCCATGGCCCAGGCCGACGGGTTTTTCGGCGAGGCCGTGTGCACCCATCTGACCACCCAGAAGTTCGTGGACACGCAAGGCTACGTGGAGTGCGGCCTGGAAGTGTCCCTCATGCCCGCCGGCACCTACGAGAAGGAAGGGGCGGGGTGCCAGCGGGTGAGCTGTCTGCTTGGCGCCCGCATCGACCGCGACCGGCCCATGGCGCTCTATCTGCCCGAATGCTACCGGCGGGAACTCGCGTTCATCCTGGAGGGCTTTTCCCTGGATCGGGACCTCCGGTTCGGCGGGCCCGGCCGGCCGGCCGCGCCGGAAACCGTGTTCGAGCGCCGCCGCTTCGATTTCGCCCGGGTCGAGCGGGTGCAGGCTTCCCGCATCGGGGCCGATTTCCCCGGGCGGGCGGCCGCGCTGGACCAGGAGGCGGCGGCGCGGGGGCTGGCCGTGGTCCAGGTCTTCGTCAACGCCGGCGATCCGGGAACGGCATACGCCGTTGCGGCCTTGCGCGAACGCGGCTTCTTCCTGGGCGGGCTCGTTCCCCTCTGGTTCGGCACGGACGGGCTGTTCATGCAAAAGCTCTACGTCGCGCCCGAGTTCGACGCCATCAACCTGTATTCGCCCAGGGCCAAGACCCTCCTGAAGTTCGTGCGCGCCGATTATGACCGGGTTTAGCTGAGACGAAGCATGCGCTGCTGACGGCGCGGACAGGCGGATTTTGCGTGGCCTGTTGCCGCAGCCGCAAAGAGCGAATACTTTCACCATACTGCACTGGAGACGGCCATGAAACTCGCTGTGGCGGGGAAAGGTGGAGTGGGCAAGACCACGCTCACGGCGTGGCTCGGGGATTATCTCGCCCGGCAAGGCCGCAGTCCCTGGCTGGTGGACGCCGATACCGCCCTGTCCCTGGGCTCCGCCCTGGGGCTTCCCGCAGAGGCGTTGCCCACTCCCCTCATGAAGGACGAGGCGCTCATCCGCGAGCGCGTCGGCAAAGGCTTCATCAATTTAAATCCCGACGTTTCCGATCTCCCCGACAGGCTGCGGGTACGGCTTGGCGACATCAACCTGCTGGTCATGGGCTCGGTGGCCGGCGCTGGCGGCGGTTGCGCCTGCGAGGCCAACGCCCTGCTCAAGTCGCTGCTGGCCCATCTGCTGCTCGATCGCGACCAATGCCTGCTCGTGGACCTGGAGGCCGGAGTGGAACATCTGGGGCGCGGCACGGTGGCGGCGGTGGACGGTCTGATCGTGACCGCCGAGCCGAGTTGGCGCAGCCTGTCCGTGGCGGGTCAAGTGGCGACCATGGCCGCCGAACTGGGGCTGACGCGTCAGGTCCTGGTCCTCAACCGGGCGCAGTCCCCCATCACCCTGCCCGCGCTCGCAGGGTTGCCGCCCTTGGCGGCGATCATCCCGCCGCTTTCCAGTCTGGCTGATCGCCAGTTGACCTCGCCGTCCGTGCTGCACCTGCCCCAACAGGACGTCGTCGATCGGATCTGCCGGGATATCCTGTCCGCCCTGGAAACGCGCCTCGCTCCCGAAGCGGAGGAGGGCGTCCAACCCCCATCGCCGAGGTGATCCATGCGTTATGTTGTCGTCGGACTGCACGCGGCGGGCCGCAGCGCCTGCCTGTGGCTGCGCAAAGTGGACAAAACCGCCGAGGTCATTGGCCTCGATCCCTCCCCGCTGCCGATCTACTCCCGGCCGCTGATCAGCTATGTTTTGGCCGGTGAAATGACGTCACGGGACATGGTGGTGGCCGGTGACGGATTTTGGCAGGAACGGGGGATCACCGTATTGGGGGACCGTGCCGTGGCCCTCGATCCCGCGCGGGGGGGCCTGCAACTGGCCTCGGGACGGTCCCTGGCCTACGACCGGCTGCTTTTGGCCTGCGGCGCGCGGCCGCGGCCGGTCAATCTCGAAGGCCCCATGGCCGAACAGGTTTGTTTTTTCCGGGGCCGGCGCGACCTGGAACGAATCCTGGGCCGCGTCAGGCCCGGCGGCGCGGCCGCCGTGCTCGGCGGCGGCCTGGTGGGCTTCAAGCTGACCATGGGCTTTCTCAAACGCGGCATGCGCGTGGCCCTGATCGTGACCTCGCCGCGCCCCCTTTCCCTCAATGTCGATGCCCATGTCGGCAACTGGGTGGGAGAGCGGCTCAAGAACACGCCGGGCGTGACCCTCTTGACGTCCACTTCGGTGCGGCGCGTGGAGGCCGGGAGCGCCGCCGCGCTCCGGCTGGACCTCGACACGGGGCAAAGCCTCGAGGTCGACATCGTGGCCGCCGGCAAGGGCGTCATCCCCGAGACCGGCTGGCTTTCCGGCAGCGGCCTGGAATGCGATTACGGGGTCGTGGCCGACCAGTTCCTGCGCACTGAGGACGAACGCGTGTATGTCGCCGGGGACTTGGCCCAGGCCCCGGACCTAATCCACGGGGACAGGCGCGTCAATGCCATCTGGCCCGTGGCCGTGGAGCAAGGCCGGGTGGCCGCCCTGAACATGGCCGGCATCAAGGCGACCTACGGCGGCAGCATGGCCATGAACGCCATCCCCGTTTTCGGCTCGAAAATGATTTCCGTGGGTGTGGTCAACCCGTCCCTGACAAAGGGGTGCGACGAGATCACGACCCAGGGGGCGGGGAGCGGCTACCTCAAGCTGGTGTTTCGCGAGGAGCGCCTCATCGGCGCGGTGGGCCTCGACGCGCCGCCCCGGTTGGGCGAACTGGCCTTCGCCATCCGGCGGCGGCTGCGGCGACGCGACATCCCGTCCTGGTGGCTCGACAACCCGAAACAGGCGGCGCCCCTGGCCGCCCCCGGCGGTTTCCTGGCCCGAAACGCACGGCTGACCTGAGCCGTTGTGTTTTTTCTCGGCAGTCCGGCAACCTGCAAATGGAGGGTCTATGATTCAAAAAACCGTTATCGTCCGGCCCGAACGGTGCGTGGGCTGCATGCAGTGCATGATCCGCTGCGCCGAGGCCCATTCGCAGTCAAAAGCCCTGGCCTCGGCCATCCGCGAGCCGATCCTGGCCAAGCCGCGCATCCACCTCGGCGTGGGGCCCGAGGGAAGGCCCTTTCCCAGCAAGTGCCGCCACTGCGAACCCGCGCCGTGCCAGGATGCCTGCATGCCCTGGGCCATCCGCGACGACATCTCCCCGGGGCTCAAGATCGTCGACCCGACCCGCTGTATCGGCTGCGGCATGTGCGCCATGTCCTGCCCCTACTATGTCATCCGCTTCTACCGGGACGCGGCCGCGCCGGAACGCCCGGGCGTGGCCGTCAAGTGCGACGGCTGCCATGAGCGCGTGGCCGCCGGCGGGATTCCGGCCTGCGTGACGGCCTGCAAGACCGGGGCGTTGGCGTTTGAAGAGGTCAATCTCTACCTCAAGGAAGGCACGAACAGGTTGGCCAACGCCGTCTATGGCGTGCGGATCTGACCGGCATCGGAGGAAGCATGGCTAAGCAAGATTTGAGCGCCTATTCCATCTGCGAGGATGCCCAGGCGATGATCGCCAAGGCCGGGAAAGACGGCGTCGAAACGGTCTGGGACCGGCTCAAGGCCCAACAACCCCAATGCGGGTTCTGCGAACTGGGCCTGTCCTGCCGCAACTGCGTCATGGGCCCCTGCCGCATCGATCCCTTCGGGGACGGACCCCAACGCGGCATCTGCGGCGCTGACGCGGACGTCATCGTGGCCCGCAATTTCGGCCGCATGGTGGCCGCCGGCGCGGCCTCCCATTCCGACCACGGCCGCGACCTCGTGGAAACGCTCCTGGCGATCGGCGAAGGTACGACCACGGATTACGCCATCCGGGACGAAGCCAAACTGCGCCGCATCGCCGAGGAAGTCGGTCTGGACGTGGCCGGCAAGGATACCAAGGCCGTGGCCCTGGCCCTGGCCGAGCAGTTCTACGGGGACTTCGGCAGCCGGCGGGGCTCCGTGTCCTTTATCGACAGGGTTCCGGCCAAGCGGCGGGAATTGTGGGAAAAGCTGGACATCACCCCGCGTGGCATCGACCGGGACGTGGTGGAGATGATGCACCGCACGCACATGGGCGTGGACAACGATGCGGTCAATATCTGCCTGCACGCGGCGCGGCTGTCCCTGGCCGACGGCTGGGCCGGGTCCATGATCGCAACCGAACTCTCCGACGTGATCTTCGGCACGCCGACGCCGCGTCCATCCAAGGTCAACCTCGGCGTGCTCAAGGAAGACCACGTCAACATCCTCGTCCACGGGCACAGCCCCATCGTCTCGGAAATGATCCTGGCCGCCGTGCGCGATCCGGCACTCGTGGCCAAGGCCAAGGCCGCCGGCGCGGCCGGCATCAACCTGGCCGGGCTTTGCTGCACGGGCAACGAGCTGCTCATGCGCCAGGGCATTCCCATGGCCGGCAACCACCTCATGACCGAACTGGCCCTGGTCACCGGGGCGGTGGAAGTCATCGTGGTGGACTACCAGTGCATCATGCCGAGCCTTGTCACCGTGGCCGGCTGCTACCACAGCCGCATCGTCAGCACCTCGCCCAAGGCCAAATTCACCGGCGCGACGCACATCGCCTTCGACGTGCACAACGCCAAGCAAAAAGCCCTCGAAGTGGTGGAGCTGGCCATCGAACGCTACAAGGAGCGCGACCAAAGCCGGGTGGACATCCCCGTCGAACCGGTGGACATTGTGTCCGGCTTTTCCAACGAAGCGGTGCTTGCGGCTCTTGGCGGCACGGCCGCTCCGTTGATCGAGGCGATCAAGGCCGGCAAGATACGCGGCGCGGTGGGCATTGTCGGTTGCAACAATCCCAAGGTGAAGCACGACTACCAGAACGTCAATCTGATCCGCGAGTGCATCAAGCGCGACCTGCTCGTCCTGGTCACGGGCTGCGTGACGGTCTCCGCCGGCAAGCAGGGGCTGCTGGTGCCCGGGGCCGCCGACATGGCCGGCCCGGGCCTGTCCGAGGTCTGCAAGGCCCTTGGCATCCCGCCGGTGCTGCACGTCGGCAGTTGCGTGGACAACTCCCGGATCATGCAGCTGTGCGGCATGCTGGCCACGGCCCTTGGCGTGGATATCGCCGACCTGCCCGTGGCCGCCGCAGCTCCGGAATGGTACTCCGAAAAAGCCGCCACCATCGGCCTCTATGCCGTGGCCAGCGGCATCTTCACGGTGCTCGGCGTGGAGCCGCCCATCCTCGGCAGCAAGCTCGTGACGGACCTGGCCGTATCCGGTCTGGAAGGCGTCGTCGGCGCGAGCTTTGCCGTGGAAGGCGACCCGGTCAAGGCCGCCGACCTGATCGACGCCCGCATCCGGACCAAGCGCCAGGCCTTGGGACTGAAGCCCTAGGCAACGGTCAACCGGGGGCATATCTAAAAAGGGGCTTGTGCCATGCGCATGAGCCCTTTTTTACGGCGACGGTTCCCGGGCCACATTCTACACCACAGGGGGCAATCCCCAGCAGGTCCCCAGCACCAAAGCTCCGGGCCGGGCCATCGTCGCCTTGGGAAGTATTCTTTTTTGGGTTGTTGCCAGAGGGAGAAACGCCCCGGGATTTGCACCGAGAGATACCGAATTATGCCGTATCTGCTGGGGATAGCGCTGGGGAAAGAAAAAGGGCCTACGGTCTTTCGTCCGTAAGCCCTTGAACTTCCTTGGTTGCGGGGGTGGGATTTGAACCCACGATCTTCGGGTTATGAGAACTAAGAGCAGTTTTGATGCTGGTTTGCATAGAAGGATATTTACATTGAAATAGTTGGAATTTTAGAGCGAAGAATAGTATTGACTTGTACGGATTTTGACCTATTTTGGCCTTGCGTGTTGGGAATAGTGTTGGGAGCAGAGCCGGCGAAATATCCCGCTGCGCTTCGGTTCTCAGACTTAAAGGGGCGACTATTTCGCTCCCAACATCCTCCCAACAAGGAGGCCGCCATGCCAGCAAAGGAACGCTTTCGGACGGATTATGTCGGGGTGTTCTACATCGTAGGGACCGCCGTTACCTCGGACAGACCCGAGCGGATTTATTACATCCACTATCGCCGCGACGGAAAGCTCGTCGAGGAAAAAGCCGGCCGCCAGTTCCAAGACGCCATGACCCCGGCCAAAGCCTCTCGCATCCGGGCGGAACGGATCGAAGGCAAGGCGTTGTCCAATCAGGCTCGCCGGGATGAAGCCAAGGCCGCCAAGGAGGCCGAGGAAGGACGCTGGACCATCGCCAAGTTGTGGGAGGCGTACAAAGCCGGGAAGCCGGGCCTCAAAGGCCTCGTGACCGACGAGAACCGCTACAAGAATTTCATACGCCCCACCTTTGGCGGCAAGGCTCCTGCTGAAATCATCGCCTTGGACGTGGACCGGTTGCGGATCAAGCTGCTCAAGACCCATCGCCCCGGCACAGTCAAGAATGTCCTGGAACTACTGCGACGAATCATCAATTACGGCTGCAAAAAGAACCTGTGCCCCGGGCCGGGATTCGTGGTGGAACTTCCCCGGGCGCAAAGCCTCAAGACGGAAGACCTCACCCCGGAGGAGTTGGCCGAATTGCTCCATGCCATTGACGAGGACGATCACCCTTTTGCCGGGCCTATCATGCGCTTGGCCCTCTTCTCGGGCCTGCGGAAATCGGAAATGCTCAAATTGCAGTGGAGTCATATCGACTTCCGAAACGGTGTGATTCACCTCCCCGACGCCAAGAGCGGACAGGATGAGAAAATTCCCCTCAGTGACACGGCAAGGGAATTGCTCGAATCCCTGCCGAGGGACAGCGATTTTGTCTTTCCAGGTCGGGCCGGCGGTCAGCGTGTCTACATCCAGCGGTACGTTAACCGCATCCGGGACAAGGCCGGCCTGCCCCGGAATTTTCGGGCGCTGCACGGCCTGCGGCACGTTTACGCGTCCATGCTGGCCTCAAGCGGCAAGGTGGACATGTACACCCTGCAAAAGCTTTTGACCCACAAAAGCCCATCGATGACCCAGCGATACGCGCACCTTCGGGATGACGCCATGAAGCGGG is from Solidesulfovibrio sp. and encodes:
- a CDS encoding ArsA-related P-loop ATPase, whose translation is MKLAVAGKGGVGKTTLTAWLGDYLARQGRSPWLVDADTALSLGSALGLPAEALPTPLMKDEALIRERVGKGFINLNPDVSDLPDRLRVRLGDINLLVMGSVAGAGGGCACEANALLKSLLAHLLLDRDQCLLVDLEAGVEHLGRGTVAAVDGLIVTAEPSWRSLSVAGQVATMAAELGLTRQVLVLNRAQSPITLPALAGLPPLAAIIPPLSSLADRQLTSPSVLHLPQQDVVDRICRDILSALETRLAPEAEEGVQPPSPR
- a CDS encoding FAD/NAD(P)-binding oxidoreductase encodes the protein MRYVVVGLHAAGRSACLWLRKVDKTAEVIGLDPSPLPIYSRPLISYVLAGEMTSRDMVVAGDGFWQERGITVLGDRAVALDPARGGLQLASGRSLAYDRLLLACGARPRPVNLEGPMAEQVCFFRGRRDLERILGRVRPGGAAAVLGGGLVGFKLTMGFLKRGMRVALIVTSPRPLSLNVDAHVGNWVGERLKNTPGVTLLTSTSVRRVEAGSAAALRLDLDTGQSLEVDIVAAGKGVIPETGWLSGSGLECDYGVVADQFLRTEDERVYVAGDLAQAPDLIHGDRRVNAIWPVAVEQGRVAALNMAGIKATYGGSMAMNAIPVFGSKMISVGVVNPSLTKGCDEITTQGAGSGYLKLVFREERLIGAVGLDAPPRLGELAFAIRRRLRRRDIPSWWLDNPKQAAPLAAPGGFLARNARLT
- the cooS gene encoding anaerobic carbon-monoxide dehydrogenase catalytic subunit; amino-acid sequence: MAKQDLSAYSICEDAQAMIAKAGKDGVETVWDRLKAQQPQCGFCELGLSCRNCVMGPCRIDPFGDGPQRGICGADADVIVARNFGRMVAAGAASHSDHGRDLVETLLAIGEGTTTDYAIRDEAKLRRIAEEVGLDVAGKDTKAVALALAEQFYGDFGSRRGSVSFIDRVPAKRRELWEKLDITPRGIDRDVVEMMHRTHMGVDNDAVNICLHAARLSLADGWAGSMIATELSDVIFGTPTPRPSKVNLGVLKEDHVNILVHGHSPIVSEMILAAVRDPALVAKAKAAGAAGINLAGLCCTGNELLMRQGIPMAGNHLMTELALVTGAVEVIVVDYQCIMPSLVTVAGCYHSRIVSTSPKAKFTGATHIAFDVHNAKQKALEVVELAIERYKERDQSRVDIPVEPVDIVSGFSNEAVLAALGGTAAPLIEAIKAGKIRGAVGIVGCNNPKVKHDYQNVNLIRECIKRDLLVLVTGCVTVSAGKQGLLVPGAADMAGPGLSEVCKALGIPPVLHVGSCVDNSRIMQLCGMLATALGVDIADLPVAAAAPEWYSEKAATIGLYAVASGIFTVLGVEPPILGSKLVTDLAVSGLEGVVGASFAVEGDPVKAADLIDARIRTKRQALGLKP
- a CDS encoding AMP-binding protein → MHDGKNAALDILDAGAAFGAERPAYLFGDASLSYGDLRKRSLQFASFLASRSIRPGDRVLLVLPDTPAFAIAFLGSMLAGACPVALNTSLGTEDYAFLRSDAGAGLVVTVAGHAALGAVAEGAQGVCCDGWGPSDTESFPADFAPRPAEDALPGFMLYSSGSTGRPKGVPHRQQDLLVPAATWGTVLGLSCQDVVFSSSKCFFAYGLLASLALPLAVGASVVLFPGKPGPGDVFDILARYGPTAFFGVPTLYNMLIRIFEPDMRRHVPELCFSAGEALPAVLHKAWLGLTGREILDGIGSTEAFNVFIANGKGASRAGFAGRPVPGFEARLVDDHGDEVPPGTEGNLLIRGQGLCRGYWNRPDKTRDTMLEGGWLRTGDVCVARDGWFAHRGRSDDMLKSGGQWVSPVMVEEALLRHPAVAECAVATRRVGGLDVVCAYVVPAPGAGSEEPLALVWRKFLRACLPEHMCPALFVCVSELPKTTTGKVQRFKLRQE
- a CDS encoding acyl carrier protein, with amino-acid sequence MPISLNVLRELLVEAGVAPDVAEAIRPDVPLLRQGVDSLEFPAFCLVVENRFSLSIDERDSLSLRTLDDFAAYLHAAQGEATSTGAPPGRISQDWREVEGGRSYEVGPLRPGDGQGVAQLFYMIYGDRYPVEDYYIPERIEALNAQGRLLTVVARLETGTVAGQGAYYQSSPPNKALFEFGQVMVDPAYRHTAMAARILREMDRLSRAMAQADGFFGEAVCTHLTTQKFVDTQGYVECGLEVSLMPAGTYEKEGAGCQRVSCLLGARIDRDRPMALYLPECYRRELAFILEGFSLDRDLRFGGPGRPAAPETVFERRRFDFARVERVQASRIGADFPGRAAALDQEAAARGLAVVQVFVNAGDPGTAYAVAALRERGFFLGGLVPLWFGTDGLFMQKLYVAPEFDAINLYSPRAKTLLKFVRADYDRV
- a CDS encoding site-specific integrase, whose product is MPAKERFRTDYVGVFYIVGTAVTSDRPERIYYIHYRRDGKLVEEKAGRQFQDAMTPAKASRIRAERIEGKALSNQARRDEAKAAKEAEEGRWTIAKLWEAYKAGKPGLKGLVTDENRYKNFIRPTFGGKAPAEIIALDVDRLRIKLLKTHRPGTVKNVLELLRRIINYGCKKNLCPGPGFVVELPRAQSLKTEDLTPEELAELLHAIDEDDHPFAGPIMRLALFSGLRKSEMLKLQWSHIDFRNGVIHLPDAKSGQDEKIPLSDTARELLESLPRDSDFVFPGRAGGQRVYIQRYVNRIRDKAGLPRNFRALHGLRHVYASMLASSGKVDMYTLQKLLTHKSPSMTQRYAHLRDDAMKRAADVAGEIVNGLAADIAKVPTQKVVPMAKGQR
- a CDS encoding 4Fe-4S dicluster domain-containing protein; the protein is MIQKTVIVRPERCVGCMQCMIRCAEAHSQSKALASAIREPILAKPRIHLGVGPEGRPFPSKCRHCEPAPCQDACMPWAIRDDISPGLKIVDPTRCIGCGMCAMSCPYYVIRFYRDAAAPERPGVAVKCDGCHERVAAGGIPACVTACKTGALAFEEVNLYLKEGTNRLANAVYGVRI